A stretch of DNA from Sulfurovum zhangzhouensis:
TTTCCCATCCGGGATATAAGCAACATGAGCACGGCCGATGATCGGAAGCATGTGGTGTTCACACATCGAGTAGAACTCGATATCTCTTACGAGTACCATCTCGTCATTACTTGTGCTGAAAAGAGCCTGTGAGAGTATCTCTTTAGGATCTTGTTGATAACCCTCTGTGAGAAAATCAAAGGCTTTTGCAACACGCGAAGGTGTCTTGAGCAGTCCTTCCCTTTTCGGATCTTCTCCGACCAGCTCAAGTACTTTGGTGATAGCCTGTTCAAATTCTTCTTGTCTGTTCATAGTATTCTTTCTTTTATGATTCGTCTTAGGCGTATTGTACCTAAAATAGCATTTAACTAGCTATAGGTCTTGTTTGGATAGAATTTCATTACATTTATTAAAAAGGGGCTTTTTCAATGAAAAAAATTATGATAATTCTAGGCGTAATAGTGCTGGGATGGTTAGGAACAACAGCATATATTTCAAACTCGTTCAAGGGTGAATTTGATCAGTATATACAAACGGTCAACAAACTCTACGCATCACAAGGTGTTTACTATAAAGCAGATGTCAATAGCAGTTTTTTTACCTCTGATGTGAAACTTGAAATTCATTTTGACGAGAAGCGTTTAGGCAAAGCTATAACAGATGTGTATGCAAATTTCATAGAGCTGCCTGTCAAGGTTGAGTATAAAGTAGAACATGGTCCGATCTTCTATCGCGACGGATTTGGTATCGGATTTGCAAAATTCAATGCCGAGATGAAAGCAAGTGAGATGCTTGCCGGGAAATTTAAAGAGAACCTTGTAGAGGCAATACCTGAAGATATCACACTCTATCTTACAGAGGTTCTCTGCTTTGATAAGAAGCTAAAAATGAAGATGCACTCCAATGCTATAACTTTGACAGAAAATGGAGAAAAAGTTGAGATTGAGCCGCTTGTAGGAAGCGGGTTGATTGATACAAAGACATTGCTTGGTTCATTTGATATTACATTTCCAAAGATGTCAGTTGAAGGGAATGGAATCACTGCCGGGATAACCGGTACTACATTACATGTAGAGATGAAAGATATTTTGGGCGGAAAATACCTGTTAGGTGAAGGGCAATTTAAAATAGCAAAAGTAACCATGGAACAAGATGGTCTGTCAAAACCGGTAGAGATGGACTTTACAATGAATTTTAATACCGGTCGTGAAGAGGGTGATTATCTAATGATAGCCTTTGATATGCAATTTAACCAAGAGGGACTTGACCAACTGGATCCAACCGTAAATGAGATCGCTAAACAGGCGAATTTCGCAATGAAACTTCATGGACTTAGTCCGGAAGCACTTAAAAAACTTGAAGAGGTAAATCAAAAACAGGTAGAGATGACAGATACTCTTTATGCAATGATGATGGAGACAGATCCGAGTAAGGCTGAAGCTGCGCAAAAACGTGCAGAAGTTGCACAAGAGACTTATATGAACACTCTAACAGAGGCATTTAGAGCAATGTTGGTAAAAGATAGAACTAAAATGAGTGCAAGTCTGGACTTTACGACTAAAGATGATGCCAAATCAAGTATGAGTTTCTCTATAGGATATGTGGGAGAAGCATTAACCGGAAGTTTGGAAGAGATGACTGCTTATCTTCAAACAAAACCATTGGAGTATCTTGCTTTAGATGCGGATCTGAATTTCAATGAAAAACATTTTGCTCTCAATCCATCACCGCAGGAACAGCAACAGGCTAAAATGGGATTGGACATGGCCGTGATGCAAGGCTTTATGAGTCTTGAAAACGGTATCTACTCAACGAAACTTGAGTACAAGCCTAAAGTACTTAAGATCAATGGACAAGATAAAACCCAGGAGATACTTCCTATGCTTGAGATGTCAATGGCACAAGGAACGATGAATTAATGATCCATGATAGAGATGCTTTCTAAAGTGTCTCTATCGTTTTCTCCAAAAGTTTAAGTATCTTTTCATCCACTTTAGAGATCGCCAGTTCTCTAATCTCATCCAAATTAAAATAGTGTATCTGTTCAGGACTGCTCTCATAGTAAAGATAGACTTTGCAGTTAAGTTTGAAGTGTGTATATGCATGGGATACTTCACCCAGATACTCAGCAGCACACGGTGGTACTTCCATACTCTCAAACCCCCAAAGTCCATGTAAAAACTTTCCGCTTCTCTGGGAAAGTGAAAGACGGTCATTATAGCTATGGATCACGATGTGCTCTTCCCGTGTGGGAACAAGACGTTTTTTCTTCATTGGGTATAGCCCGGGATCAACTTTGCCTTGACAGATACTCTCCAACGGACAGAGATTACACTGTGCATTCTTAGGTAGACAGATCGTTGCACCGATATCCATCATCGCTTGATTGTAGTCAAAAGGGTTGTCTCTGTCTACAAGTCTATAGGCATATTCCCAAAGTTCTTTCTCCGTAGGGGTTTTAAGTTTATATATACGGCACAAGATACGTTTTACATTGGCTTCCATGATCGGTACGGGTTGATGAAAGGCAAAAGCAGCGATAGCATGCGCAGTATTTTTCCCGATTCCGGGAAGCTTGATGAGTTCTTCGATATCGGAAGGAAGTTCATGCACAAGTGTTGCTGTTTTATGCAGGTTTTTGGCGCGGTTATAATAGCCCAGTCCTTCCCACATTTTAAGTACATCATCGAGTTTTGATTCCCCAAGCTCTTTTAGTGTAGGAAAACGTTCTATAAAAGGAAAATAGTAACGCTCATAGACTGTTTTTACCTGTGTCTGCTGCAGCATGACTTCACTGAGGTAGATGTAGTAGGGCTCATCCGTATTTCTCCAAGGCAGAGTTTGACGGCCATGATGTTGATACCAGTTATGGATATTGCGGTGGAGTTTTTTCATGCGCAATTATAGCACGGCTGATTTGTGATTATATGCCGTTAAAACGATGTTGAAAAAAGTGTTTTTGGCATGATATATTCAATTTTTATCGTTTTTTAGATAAAATCACAGAATTTTAGTATTTAGAATAAAGGAATGTAATGAGCATTACAGTAAAAAAAGTTGATGATGCAAACGCAATCGTATCAGGTAAAATTGATAACGAAGCGATTGAAAAAAATGTTGATAAGCTGGCAAAAGAGGCAGCAAAGCAGGTAAAAGTAGACGGTTTCAGACCTGGTAAAGTACCTGTATCAGTAGTAAAGAGCCTTCATGGAGATAAACTTCAGCAAGATGCTGAGGGTGAAGCACTTAGAGAATTTA
This window harbors:
- a CDS encoding A/G-specific adenine glycosylase encodes the protein MKKLHRNIHNWYQHHGRQTLPWRNTDEPYYIYLSEVMLQQTQVKTVYERYYFPFIERFPTLKELGESKLDDVLKMWEGLGYYNRAKNLHKTATLVHELPSDIEELIKLPGIGKNTAHAIAAFAFHQPVPIMEANVKRILCRIYKLKTPTEKELWEYAYRLVDRDNPFDYNQAMMDIGATICLPKNAQCNLCPLESICQGKVDPGLYPMKKKRLVPTREEHIVIHSYNDRLSLSQRSGKFLHGLWGFESMEVPPCAAEYLGEVSHAYTHFKLNCKVYLYYESSPEQIHYFNLDEIRELAISKVDEKILKLLEKTIETL
- a CDS encoding DUF945 family protein, whose translation is MKKIMIILGVIVLGWLGTTAYISNSFKGEFDQYIQTVNKLYASQGVYYKADVNSSFFTSDVKLEIHFDEKRLGKAITDVYANFIELPVKVEYKVEHGPIFYRDGFGIGFAKFNAEMKASEMLAGKFKENLVEAIPEDITLYLTEVLCFDKKLKMKMHSNAITLTENGEKVEIEPLVGSGLIDTKTLLGSFDITFPKMSVEGNGITAGITGTTLHVEMKDILGGKYLLGEGQFKIAKVTMEQDGLSKPVEMDFTMNFNTGREEGDYLMIAFDMQFNQEGLDQLDPTVNEIAKQANFAMKLHGLSPEALKKLEEVNQKQVEMTDTLYAMMMETDPSKAEAAQKRAEVAQETYMNTLTEAFRAMLVKDRTKMSASLDFTTKDDAKSSMSFSIGYVGEALTGSLEEMTAYLQTKPLEYLALDADLNFNEKHFALNPSPQEQQQAKMGLDMAVMQGFMSLENGIYSTKLEYKPKVLKINGQDKTQEILPMLEMSMAQGTMN
- the folE gene encoding GTP cyclohydrolase I FolE; translation: MNRQEEFEQAITKVLELVGEDPKREGLLKTPSRVAKAFDFLTEGYQQDPKEILSQALFSTSNDEMVLVRDIEFYSMCEHHMLPIIGRAHVAYIPDGKVVGLSKIPRIVNVFARRLQIQEQMTEQIADAISQTINPKGVAVVLHARHMCMEMRGVEKINSTTVSSALRGLFKSDERTRNEFYNLINTPTPSNF